A stretch of Bombus huntii isolate Logan2020A chromosome 7, iyBomHunt1.1, whole genome shotgun sequence DNA encodes these proteins:
- the LOC126867983 gene encoding peptidylglycine alpha-hydroxylating monooxygenase: MKGDFTIYVLFTLLFKFIKCNSVNKYALLMPNVTSSREELYLCTPVKVDPSQNYYLTGFEPNAMAGVHHILLYGCGKPGSSKSVWNCGEMGHGINNNEDTIVPCAENSQILYAWARDAPTLILPEGVGFKVGGDSSIKYLVLQVHYAHTAKFQDAGTDDSGVFLYYTLRPLNKLAGVLLLGTGGVIPPRSTTYMETACRIKENKTIHPFAYRTHTHSLGKVVSGYLIKPDYTWIELGKRDPLTPQMFYLIHKNVSAEQGDQIAARCTMHSTHDSWTYIGATKADEMCNFYLMYYVENDEPLSMKYCFTSGPPNYYWKNAGLFNIPTIEASSL, from the exons ATGAAGGGAGATTTCACgatttatgttttatttacacttttatttaaatttataaaatgtaacaGTGTAAATAAATATGCATTGCTTATGCCGAATGTTACATCAAGTAGG gAGGAATTGTATTTGTGTACCCCTGTTAAAGTAGATCCTTCCCAGAACTACTATTTGACAGGTTTTGAACCAAATGCAATGGCAGGTGTTCATCATATACTTTTATATGGTTGTGGAAAACCTGGTAGCTCAAAATCAGTATGGAATTGCGGAGAAATGGGACAtggtataaataataacgaagATACAATCGTTCCCTGTGCAGAAAATTCTCAg ATATTATATGCCTGGGCCAGAGATGCTCCAACATTAATTTTACCAGAAGGGGTGGGTTTCAAAGTTGGTGGGGACTCCTCGATTAAATATCTAGTTCTGCAGGTCCATTATGCGCATACTGCAAAATTTCAAGATGCTGGCACTGACGACTCTGGTGTATTTCTCTATTACACATTACGTCCATTGAATAAATTAGCTGGTGTTCTCCTTTTGGGAACTGGAGGTGTTATACCACCTCGAAGTACAACATACATGGAAACAGCTTGCAGAATAAAAGAGAACAAAACTATTCATCCTTTTGCATATAGAACCCATACTCATTCACTTGGTAAAGTAGTTTCTGGATATTTGATAAAACCAGATTACACTTGGATAGAATTAGGCAAAAGAGATCCTTTAACACCTCAAATGTTTTATCTTATACATAAAAATGTTTCTGCTGAACAAGGTGATCAAATAGCAGCCCGTTGTACTATGCATAGTACACACGATAGTTGGACATACATTGGTGCTACTAAAGCTGATGAAATgtgcaatttttatttgatgtATTATGTTGAAAATGACGAACCACTATCtatgaaatattgttttacCAGTGGTCCTCCTAACTATTATTGGAAAAATGCTGGTCTATTTAATATTCCTACTATAGAGGCATCTagtttataa